In a single window of the Anguilla rostrata isolate EN2019 chromosome 4, ASM1855537v3, whole genome shotgun sequence genome:
- the eci2 gene encoding enoyl-CoA delta isomerase 2, mitochondrial isoform X2 yields the protein MGVTMEDFNHAKAQLGALKKDPGNEVKLKIYALFKQATQGSCNTPKPGMLDFVNKAKWDAWKSLGNVSQDEAKQDYINLISSLVAAEGPAQVAAKPAGSAAAFETLLVTTEDNITTIRLNRPTKKNAITVEMYNEIVKALELAGKDDSVITVLTGNGDFYCSGNDLNNFTNIPEGGIEKMAKDSGELLRGFVKAFIDFPKPLIGVINGPAVGVSVTLLGLFDVVYATERATFHTPFSQLGQSPEGCSSYTFPKMMGAAKASEMLLFNKKLTAAEACERGLVTEVFPDSSFQTEVWTRLKAYAQLPPNSLALSKQLIRMVEKERLHAVNDQEVERLVERWLSDECMNAIMSFFQSKARL from the exons ATGGGGGTGACTATGGAAGACTTCAACCATGCCAAGGCCCAGCTCGGTGCATTGAAAAAGGACCCAGGCAATGAGGTCAAGCTGAAGATATATGCCCTCTTCAAACAG gctaCTCAGGGTTCTTGTAATACCCCCAAGCCAGGCATGCTGGACTTTGTCAACAAGGCCAAGTGGGATGCATGGAAGTCCCTAGGCAACGTGTCACAG GATGAGGCCAAACAGGACTACATCAATCTGATCTCTTCACTGGTGGCGGCTGAGGGGCCTGCCCAAGTTGcagcaaagcctgctgggagcGCTGCTGCATTTGAGACTCTACTGGTGACTACAGAGGACAACATTACCACCATCCGCCTCAACCGACCCACAAAAAAGAATGCCATCACAGTAGAG ATGTACAATGAGATTGTCAAGGCTCTGGAGCTTGCAGGAAAAGATGACTCTGTCATCACTGTGCTCACTG GTAATGGAGATTTTTACTGCAGCGGCAACGATTTGAATAACTTCACGAATATTCCGGAAGGTGGAATTGAAAAGATGGCAAAAGACTCTGGAGAGTTGCTtag GGGGTTTGTGAAAGCCTTCATTGACTTCCCGAAACCTTTGATTGGTGTCATCAATGGACCAGCCGTTGGAGTGTCAGTCACACTCCTTGGACTCTTTGATGTGGTCTATGCAACAGAGCGG GCGACGTTTCACACACCCTTCAGCCAGCTGGGACAAAGCCCCGAGGGCTGCTCCTCCTACACCTTCCCTAAAATGATGGGCGCAGCCAAG GCCAGTGAGATGCTGCTTTTCAATAAGAAGCTGACCGCCGCAGAGGCGTGTGAGCGTGGCCTGGTCACGGAGGTCTTCCCTGACAGCAGCTTCCAGACTGAAGTGTGGACCAGACTCAAGGCCTACGCCCAGCTGCCTCCAAAC TCTTTGGCACTGTCCAAGCAGCTTATACGCATGGTGGAAAAGGAACGACTCCATGCGGTCAACGACCAGGAGGTGGAGCGGCTGGTGGAGCGCTGGCTGTCTGACGAGTGCATGAACGCCATCATGAGCTTCTTCCAGTCCAAAGCCAGGCTGTGA
- the eci2 gene encoding enoyl-CoA delta isomerase 2, mitochondrial isoform X1 translates to MAVSFSLVSPWRFVRSARLIQGLRIPAVQLHTTGSVMGVTMEDFNHAKAQLGALKKDPGNEVKLKIYALFKQATQGSCNTPKPGMLDFVNKAKWDAWKSLGNVSQDEAKQDYINLISSLVAAEGPAQVAAKPAGSAAAFETLLVTTEDNITTIRLNRPTKKNAITVEMYNEIVKALELAGKDDSVITVLTGNGDFYCSGNDLNNFTNIPEGGIEKMAKDSGELLRGFVKAFIDFPKPLIGVINGPAVGVSVTLLGLFDVVYATERATFHTPFSQLGQSPEGCSSYTFPKMMGAAKASEMLLFNKKLTAAEACERGLVTEVFPDSSFQTEVWTRLKAYAQLPPNSLALSKQLIRMVEKERLHAVNDQEVERLVERWLSDECMNAIMSFFQSKARL, encoded by the exons ATGGCAGTTTCGTTTTCCTTGGTTTCTCCGTGGCGTTTTGTGAGATCTGCCAG GCTAATACAAGGGCTACGGATCCCAGCTGTCCAGCTGCACACAACTGGGTCAGTGATGGGGGTGACTATGGAAGACTTCAACCATGCCAAGGCCCAGCTCGGTGCATTGAAAAAGGACCCAGGCAATGAGGTCAAGCTGAAGATATATGCCCTCTTCAAACAG gctaCTCAGGGTTCTTGTAATACCCCCAAGCCAGGCATGCTGGACTTTGTCAACAAGGCCAAGTGGGATGCATGGAAGTCCCTAGGCAACGTGTCACAG GATGAGGCCAAACAGGACTACATCAATCTGATCTCTTCACTGGTGGCGGCTGAGGGGCCTGCCCAAGTTGcagcaaagcctgctgggagcGCTGCTGCATTTGAGACTCTACTGGTGACTACAGAGGACAACATTACCACCATCCGCCTCAACCGACCCACAAAAAAGAATGCCATCACAGTAGAG ATGTACAATGAGATTGTCAAGGCTCTGGAGCTTGCAGGAAAAGATGACTCTGTCATCACTGTGCTCACTG GTAATGGAGATTTTTACTGCAGCGGCAACGATTTGAATAACTTCACGAATATTCCGGAAGGTGGAATTGAAAAGATGGCAAAAGACTCTGGAGAGTTGCTtag GGGGTTTGTGAAAGCCTTCATTGACTTCCCGAAACCTTTGATTGGTGTCATCAATGGACCAGCCGTTGGAGTGTCAGTCACACTCCTTGGACTCTTTGATGTGGTCTATGCAACAGAGCGG GCGACGTTTCACACACCCTTCAGCCAGCTGGGACAAAGCCCCGAGGGCTGCTCCTCCTACACCTTCCCTAAAATGATGGGCGCAGCCAAG GCCAGTGAGATGCTGCTTTTCAATAAGAAGCTGACCGCCGCAGAGGCGTGTGAGCGTGGCCTGGTCACGGAGGTCTTCCCTGACAGCAGCTTCCAGACTGAAGTGTGGACCAGACTCAAGGCCTACGCCCAGCTGCCTCCAAAC TCTTTGGCACTGTCCAAGCAGCTTATACGCATGGTGGAAAAGGAACGACTCCATGCGGTCAACGACCAGGAGGTGGAGCGGCTGGTGGAGCGCTGGCTGTCTGACGAGTGCATGAACGCCATCATGAGCTTCTTCCAGTCCAAAGCCAGGCTGTGA
- the cidea gene encoding lipid transferase CIDEA isoform X1 codes for MEYAKTLAPLSVVRSVSSVGMSLTRKILPARQPRLFRVCTHNRCRSRTVMASSLDELLEKAANSLLVVFQFLTLVLEEDGTVVDTQAFFQSLPANTLLMVLEKGQIWTQSKGLPSFRRPKRSGIAKLSFDLYKLNPRDFIGCLTIRATLYEIYTLSYDIKCMGAKHILKCLLRFLTQVARVVGHTLLCGSSYILQRIGEDEY; via the exons ATGGAGTATGCTAAAACCCTGGCCCCATTATCTGTGGTGAG ATCAGTATCCTCAGTTGGCATGTCACTCACACGGAAAATACTACCTGCACGTCAACCCCGCCTCTTTAGAGTCTGCACCCATAACCGCTGCCGGAGCAGGACTGTGATGGCCTCCTCGCTGGATGAGCTTCTGGAAAAG gCGGCAAACAGCTTGCTGGTGGTGTTCCAGTTCCTGACGCTGGTGCTTGAGGAGGACGGTACAGTGGTGGACACACAAGCCTTCTTCCAGTCCCTTCCTGCTAACACTCTGCTAATGGTGCTGGAGAAAGGGCAGATATGGACACAAAGCAAG GGACTCCCAAGTTTCAGACGGCCCAAAAGAAGTGGAATCGCCAAGTTGAGCTTTGACCTGTACAAGCTGAACCCGAGGGATTTCATTGGTTGCCTGACCATTCGAGCTACGCTGTATGAGATCTACACACTGTCATATGATATAAAGTGCATGGGGGCCAAGCACATTCTGAA GTGCTTATTGCGATTCTTGACACAAGTGGCACGTGTAGTAGGCCATACACTTCTGTGTGGCTCTTCCTACATTCTACAGCGCATCGGTGAAGATGAGTACTAG
- the cidea gene encoding lipid transferase CIDEA isoform X2, translating to MSLTRKILPARQPRLFRVCTHNRCRSRTVMASSLDELLEKAANSLLVVFQFLTLVLEEDGTVVDTQAFFQSLPANTLLMVLEKGQIWTQSKGLPSFRRPKRSGIAKLSFDLYKLNPRDFIGCLTIRATLYEIYTLSYDIKCMGAKHILKCLLRFLTQVARVVGHTLLCGSSYILQRIGEDEY from the exons ATGTCACTCACACGGAAAATACTACCTGCACGTCAACCCCGCCTCTTTAGAGTCTGCACCCATAACCGCTGCCGGAGCAGGACTGTGATGGCCTCCTCGCTGGATGAGCTTCTGGAAAAG gCGGCAAACAGCTTGCTGGTGGTGTTCCAGTTCCTGACGCTGGTGCTTGAGGAGGACGGTACAGTGGTGGACACACAAGCCTTCTTCCAGTCCCTTCCTGCTAACACTCTGCTAATGGTGCTGGAGAAAGGGCAGATATGGACACAAAGCAAG GGACTCCCAAGTTTCAGACGGCCCAAAAGAAGTGGAATCGCCAAGTTGAGCTTTGACCTGTACAAGCTGAACCCGAGGGATTTCATTGGTTGCCTGACCATTCGAGCTACGCTGTATGAGATCTACACACTGTCATATGATATAAAGTGCATGGGGGCCAAGCACATTCTGAA GTGCTTATTGCGATTCTTGACACAAGTGGCACGTGTAGTAGGCCATACACTTCTGTGTGGCTCTTCCTACATTCTACAGCGCATCGGTGAAGATGAGTACTAG